In Citrus sinensis cultivar Valencia sweet orange chromosome 4, DVS_A1.0, whole genome shotgun sequence, one DNA window encodes the following:
- the LOC102613684 gene encoding protein NSP-INTERACTING KINASE 2 produces MRREEAVFCFVALFGLWTCACGLLSPKGVNYEVQALMGIKDSLHDPHDVLNNWDENSVDPCSWALVTCSDGLVTGLGAPSQNLSGTLSSSIGNLTNLQLVLLQNNNISGHIPTEIGKLSKLLTLDLSNNFFTGPIPSTVSHLETLQYLRLNNNSLTGAIPPSLSNMSQLAFLDLSYNNLSGPVPSFHAKTFNITGNSLICATGAEEDCFGTAPMPLSFALNNSPNSKPSGMPKGQKIALALGSSLGCISLLILGFGFLLWWRQRHNQQIFFDVNEQRREEVCLGNLKRFHFKELQSATSNFSSKNLVGKGGFGNVYKGYLQDGTVVAVKRLKDGNAIGGEIQFQTEVEMISLAVHRNLLRLIGFCMTTTERLLVYPYMSNGSVASRLKAKPSLDWATRKRIALGAARGLLYLHEQCDPKIIHRDVKAANILLDEYYEAVVGDFGLAKLLDHCDSHVTTAVRGTVGHIAPEYLSTGQSSEKTDVFGFGILLLELISGLRALEFGKTANQKGAMLDWVKKIHQEKKLEMLVDKDLKNNYDRIELEEMVQVALLCTQYLPSLRPKMSEVVRMLEGDGLAEKWAASQKAEATRSRANEFSSSERYSDLTDDSSLLVQAMELSGPR; encoded by the exons ATGAGAAGAGAGGAAGCTGTTTTTTGTTTCGTGGCTCTTTTTGGCTTATGGACTTGTGCATGCGGATTGCTTTCACCTAAAGGTGTCAACTATGAAG TGCAAGCTCTGATGGGCATTAAAGATTCCTTGCATGATCCTCATGATGTTCTAAACAACTGGGATGAGAACTCAGTTGATCCATGCAGCTGGGCTTTGGTTACTTGTTCTGATGGTTTAGTCACTGGACT AGGCGCTCCAAGCCAGAATTTATCTGGCACTTTGTCTTCAAGTATAGGGAACTTGACAAATCTCCAGCTTGT GCTTCTTCAGAATAACAATATATCAGGACACATCCCAACTGAGATTGGGAAGCTATCAAAGCTTCTTACACTTGATctttctaacaacttcttcaCTGGTCCAATTCCCAGCACAGTATCCCACTTAGAAACCCTCCAATATCT GAGGCTGAACAACAACAGTCTAACAGGCGCAATTCCTCCCTCTTTGTCAAACATGTCACAGCTTgcttttct gGATTTGTCCTATAATAATCTCAGTGGTCCTGTGCCTAGCTTCCACGCTAAAACATTTAA CATAACTGGAAACTCTCTGATATGTGCTACTGGAGCCGAGGAAGACTGCTTTGGAACAGCACCAATGCCACTTTCTTTTGCCTTGAATAATTCTCCAA ACTCAAAACCTTCTGGAATGCCAAAGGGACAAAAAATTGCTCTAGCCCTCGGATCAAGCCTAGGCTGCATCTCCCTACTAATTCTTGGTTTCGGATTTCTTCTCTGGTGGAGGCAAAGACATAACCAACAAATATTCTTTGATGTTAATG aacAACGTCGCGAAGAAGTTTGCCTAGGAAACTTGAAGAGATTTCATTTCAAAGAACTTCAGAGTGCTACCAGCAATTTCAGCAGCAAGAATCTGGTTGGGAAGGGTGGTTTTGGAAATGTCTACAAAGGGTATCTCCAAGATGGAACTGTTGTAGCTGTAAAAAGGCTTAAAGATGGGAATGCCATTGGAGGTGAAATCCAATTTCAGACTGAAGTTGAGATGATCAGCTTAGCAGTTCATCGGAATCTGCTCAGGCTCATCGGATTCTGTATGACAACAACAGAGAGGCTTCTGGTATATCCTTACATGTCCAATGGGAGCGTTGCTTCCCGTCTCAAAG CAAAACCATCCTTGGATTGGGCAACGAGAAAAAGAATTGCGTTGGGAGCTGCAAGAGGTCTGCTGTACTTGCATGAACAGTGTGACCCCAAGATCATTCACAGAGATGTGAAGGCTGCAAATATATTGCTTGACGAGTATTATGAGGCTGTAGTAGGAGATTTTGGCCTGGCAAAGCTGTTGGATCATTGTGATTCGCATGTAACAACAGCTGTGAGGGGCACTGTGGGACATATAGCTCCAGAGTATCTATCAACAGGCCAGTCCTCTGAGAAAACAGatgtttttggttttgggaTCCTTTTGCTTGAATTGATCTCTGGCCTAAGAGCTTTAGAATTCGGGAAGACGGCAAACCAGAAAGGCGCTATGCTTGACTGG GTGAAGAAAATCCATCAGGAAAAGAAACTTGAGATGCTGGTTGATAAGGACCTGAAGAACAACTATGACCGAATTGAGCTTGAAGAAATGGTACAAGTTGCTCTCTTATGTACTCAATACCTTCCCAGTCTCAGACCTAAGATGTCTGAAGTTGTCCGGATGCTGGAAGGCGATGGACTTGCAGAGAAATGGGCAGCTTCTCAAAAAGCTGAAGCAACGAGATCCAGAGCCAATGAATTCTCCTCTTCAGAGCGATACTCTGACCTTACTGACGACTCTTCATTGTTGGTTCAAGCAATGGAGCTCTCTGGACCAAGGTGA
- the LOC102612992 gene encoding F-box/FBD/LRR-repeat protein At1g13570 isoform X1: protein MQMGDAAEDFISDLPQSILENILTRLPIGDAVRTCILSSKWRYKWATLTQLVFDENCVPISNDRVPVEKSLVKFITHALFLHQGPIHKFQLSTVHLQSCPDIDQWLLFLSRNDIRELVLELGEGEWFRVPSCLFNCRKLTRLELFRCEFDPPLTFTGFPCLRSLNLHQVLVAPEAIESLISSCPLLESLSLSYFDSLDLNICAPELKYLYLEGEFKDIHLESTPLLVSMSIAMYMTDDIAEHFEQSSSCNFLKILGGVPQLEKLVGYIYFTKYLSIGDDPGRLPITYNHLKVIELYQVSFEDMKEILVVIRLITNSPNLKELHISGSSNTLAAIEAPDLDFWEKECHADCSFKQLKLVKMTDISGVPHEMGLIKFLLSNSPVLEIMSITPCTFVTERKVNMLIELVRFIRASPRAEIIFIQN, encoded by the exons ATGCAGATGGGTGATGCTGCGGAGGATTTCATAAGCGATCTTCCGCAAagcattttagaaaatatcCTCACTCGATTACCGATAGGGGATGCGGTGAGAACTTGCATTTTATCAAGTAAATGGAGGTACAAATGGGCTACACTCACTCAACTTGTGTTCGATGAAAACTGTGTTCCCATTTCTAATGACCGAGTTCCAGTTGAGAAGAGCCTTGTGAAATTTATCACTCAtgctctttttcttcatcaaggACCGATTCACAAGTTCCAGCTTTCTACTGTGCATTTGCAGTCCTGCCCGGACATTGATCAGTGGTTACTTTTCCTTTCCAGGAATGATATCAGGGAATTGGTTCTTGAATTAGGAGAAGGGGAGTGGTTTAGAGTACCTTCTTGTCTTTTTAACTGTAGGAAATTAACTCGTTTGGAGCTGTTTCGATGCGAGTTTGATCCTCCTCTGACTTTTACTGGATTTCCTTGCTTGAGGAGTCTTAATCTTCATCAAGTTTTGGTTGCCCCTGAGGCAATTGAAAGTCTCATTTCCAGTTGCCCACTGCTGGAGAGCCTCTCATTGTCATATTTTGACAGTTTAGATCTGAATATATGTGCTCCAGAACTCAAGTACTTGTATCTAGAGGGTGAATTTAAAGACATTCATCTTGAAAGTACTCCATTATTGGTTTCCATGTCCATTGCTATGTATATGACTGACGACATCGCCGAACACTTTGAGCAAAGTTCAAGTTGCAATTTTCTCAAGATTCTTGGTGGAGTGCCTCAACTTGAGAAACTTGTCGGGTATATATACTTCACCAAg TATTTGAGTATAGGTGATGATCCGGGAAGACTTCCGATTACATATAATCATCTAAAAGTGATTGAACTTTATCAAGTGAGTTTTGAAGATATGAAAGAGATACTCGTTGTTATTCGATTGATTACGAACTCTCCTAATCTGAAGGAACTTCATATTTCA ggTTCCTCAAATACATTAGCTGCTATAGAAGCACCtgatttggatttttgggaaaaagaaTGCCATGCAGATTGCTCTTTTAAACAACTGAAACTTGTGAAGATGACAGATATATCTGGTGTACCCCACGAGATGGGGCTAATCAAATTTTTGCTTAGTAATTCTCCAGTGCTTGAGATAATGAGTATCACCCCTTGCACATTTGTTACAGAGAGAAAAGTGAATATGTTGATTGAGTTAGTGAGATTTATACGAGCTTCTCCTCGAGcagaaattatatttattcagAATTAA
- the LOC102612992 gene encoding F-box/FBD/LRR-repeat protein At1g13570 isoform X2: MGDAAEDFISDLPQSILENILTRLPIGDAVRTCILSSKWRYKWATLTQLVFDENCVPISNDRVPVEKSLVKFITHALFLHQGPIHKFQLSTVHLQSCPDIDQWLLFLSRNDIRELVLELGEGEWFRVPSCLFNCRKLTRLELFRCEFDPPLTFTGFPCLRSLNLHQVLVAPEAIESLISSCPLLESLSLSYFDSLDLNICAPELKYLYLEGEFKDIHLESTPLLVSMSIAMYMTDDIAEHFEQSSSCNFLKILGGVPQLEKLVGYIYFTKYLSIGDDPGRLPITYNHLKVIELYQVSFEDMKEILVVIRLITNSPNLKELHISGSSNTLAAIEAPDLDFWEKECHADCSFKQLKLVKMTDISGVPHEMGLIKFLLSNSPVLEIMSITPCTFVTERKVNMLIELVRFIRASPRAEIIFIQN; encoded by the exons ATGGGTGATGCTGCGGAGGATTTCATAAGCGATCTTCCGCAAagcattttagaaaatatcCTCACTCGATTACCGATAGGGGATGCGGTGAGAACTTGCATTTTATCAAGTAAATGGAGGTACAAATGGGCTACACTCACTCAACTTGTGTTCGATGAAAACTGTGTTCCCATTTCTAATGACCGAGTTCCAGTTGAGAAGAGCCTTGTGAAATTTATCACTCAtgctctttttcttcatcaaggACCGATTCACAAGTTCCAGCTTTCTACTGTGCATTTGCAGTCCTGCCCGGACATTGATCAGTGGTTACTTTTCCTTTCCAGGAATGATATCAGGGAATTGGTTCTTGAATTAGGAGAAGGGGAGTGGTTTAGAGTACCTTCTTGTCTTTTTAACTGTAGGAAATTAACTCGTTTGGAGCTGTTTCGATGCGAGTTTGATCCTCCTCTGACTTTTACTGGATTTCCTTGCTTGAGGAGTCTTAATCTTCATCAAGTTTTGGTTGCCCCTGAGGCAATTGAAAGTCTCATTTCCAGTTGCCCACTGCTGGAGAGCCTCTCATTGTCATATTTTGACAGTTTAGATCTGAATATATGTGCTCCAGAACTCAAGTACTTGTATCTAGAGGGTGAATTTAAAGACATTCATCTTGAAAGTACTCCATTATTGGTTTCCATGTCCATTGCTATGTATATGACTGACGACATCGCCGAACACTTTGAGCAAAGTTCAAGTTGCAATTTTCTCAAGATTCTTGGTGGAGTGCCTCAACTTGAGAAACTTGTCGGGTATATATACTTCACCAAg TATTTGAGTATAGGTGATGATCCGGGAAGACTTCCGATTACATATAATCATCTAAAAGTGATTGAACTTTATCAAGTGAGTTTTGAAGATATGAAAGAGATACTCGTTGTTATTCGATTGATTACGAACTCTCCTAATCTGAAGGAACTTCATATTTCA ggTTCCTCAAATACATTAGCTGCTATAGAAGCACCtgatttggatttttgggaaaaagaaTGCCATGCAGATTGCTCTTTTAAACAACTGAAACTTGTGAAGATGACAGATATATCTGGTGTACCCCACGAGATGGGGCTAATCAAATTTTTGCTTAGTAATTCTCCAGTGCTTGAGATAATGAGTATCACCCCTTGCACATTTGTTACAGAGAGAAAAGTGAATATGTTGATTGAGTTAGTGAGATTTATACGAGCTTCTCCTCGAGcagaaattatatttattcagAATTAA